Proteins encoded together in one Lathyrus oleraceus cultivar Zhongwan6 chromosome 5, CAAS_Psat_ZW6_1.0, whole genome shotgun sequence window:
- the LOC127086795 gene encoding probable terpene synthase 11 has protein sequence MAVTTQLRVSYLTNSLPRCNSWTSTYQSRILSLKNSNSRIMHSKLSIKSIAFNDKLPTLQKEDKTRSLDQVKRRSREVLLNSSDPIETMKMIESIQGLGISHHLEDEINMQLERICDWDASTNLFATSLQFRLLRHNGWPTCSGIFRNFKVWFKESLNKDICGMLSLYEASYLGTEDEEILKKALEFSRTRLHEFISHTSPEIGYRHIVRSLTLPKHLRMARLEARNYMDEYRHASNQIPALLELAKLDNDMIQSLHQTELAEICRWWKELGLIEKLSFARDRPTECFLWTVGIFPEPCYTNCRIELTKTICILDVIDDIFDNYGTLDQLVLFTHAIKRWDLDAMEQLPEYMKICYMALYNTTNEISYSIQKEHGITVVSYLKRTWMDMFDAYLEEAKWFNSGHVPSFRTYLDNGAISVGSCMALVHATFLIGDGLSKETISMMKPYPRLFTCSGEILRLWDDLGTSTEEQERGDNASSIQCFMGENNIRDENEGRKHIRLVIRNLWRELNGLAMNKTVPLSVVKASLNMARTAQVIYQHGDDKSTFTVDDYVQTLIFSSLPSNH, from the exons ATGGCTGTTACTACTCAACTTAGAGTTTCATATCTCACAAACTCACTTCCTCGTTGCAATTCTTGGACTTCTACTTATCAATCACGGATCTTGTCGCTTAAAAATTCAAATTCAAGGATTATGCATAGTAAATTATCGATTAAGTCCATTGCTTTTAACGATAAG TTGCCAACTTTACAGAAAGAGGACAAGACCAGAAGTTTGGACCAAGTCAAAAGAAGAAGCCGGGAAGTATTGTTAAACTCAAGTGATCCTATTGAAACGATGAAGATGATTGAATCAATCCAAGGGCTAGGAATTAGCCACCATTTGGAAGATGAGATCAATATGCAACTTGAGAGGATATGTGATTGGGATGCTTCTACAAACCTCTTTGCAACATCTCTACAGTTTCGTTTACTTAGGCACAATGGTTGGCCTACATGTTCTGGTA TATTCAGAAACTTTAAAGTATGGTTCAAGGAGTCACTGAACAAAGACATTTGTGGTATGTTGAGCCTATATGAGGCATCATATTTAGGGACAGAAGATGAAGAAATATTAAAGAAAGCATTAGAATTTTCAAGGACTCGTCTACATGAGTTCATCTCACACACGAGTCCTGAAATAGGTTATAGGCACATTGTTAGATCCTTAACACTTCCAAAGCATCTAAGAATGGCAAGGTTAGAAGCTAGAAACTACATGGATGAATATAGACATGCAAGTAACCAAATACCAGCTCTTTTGGAATTGGCAAAGTTAGACAATGACATGATTCAATCACTACATCAAACAGAGTTAGCAGAAATATGCAGGTGGTGGAAAGAGTTGGGACTTATTGAAAAACTAAGTTTTGCGAGAGATAGACCAACAGAGTGCTTCTTATGGACAGTGGGAATTTTTCCAGAACCATGTTATACAAATTGTCGTATCGAACTTACAAAAACCATATGCATTTTGGATGTCATTGATGACATCTTTGACAATTATGGCACATTAGATCAACTTGTTCTTTTCACACATGCAATCAAAAG GTGGGACCTTGATGCAATGGAGCAACTTCCTGAGTATATGAAGATATGCTATATGGCATTATATAACACCACAAATGAAATTTCATATAGTATTCAAAAAGAGCATGGGATAACTGTTGTTTCTTACTTAAAAAGAACA TGGATGGACATGTTTGATGCATATTTGGAAGAAGCGAAATGGTTCAATAGTGGACATGTGCCAAGTTTTAGGACTTATTTGGATAATGGAGCAATTTCTGTTGGATCATGTATGGCATTGGTGCATGCTACTTTCCTCATTGGTGATGGTTTATCAAAGGAAACTATTTCCATGATGAAACCATATCCTAGACTCTTCACTTGCTCCGGAGAAATTCTTCGATTATGGGATGACTTAGGAACTTCAACG GAGGAACAAGAGAGAGGGGATAATGCTAGCAGCATACAATGCTTCATGGGAGAGAATAATATTAGAGATGAAAATGAAGGAAGGAAACACATAAGGTTGGTAATAAGGAACTTGTGGCGAGAACTCAATGGCCTTGCCATGAACAAAACTGTGCCCTTATCTGTTGTTAAAGCTTCTCTTAACATGGCTAGAACTGCTCAAGTTATTTATCAACATGGAGATGATAAAAGCACTTTTACTGTTGATGATTATGTGCAAACATTGATCTTCTCATCATTACCTAGTAATCATTAA